Part of the Tidjanibacter massiliensis genome is shown below.
GTCGGGCCGTTACGAGCTGCATGCGGGAATGAGCGCCCACCGGATAGTCTCGATGCTCCGGAGCGGCAGCCAGACGCCTCTGCGCGTCACCTTCAACAACATACGCACCATGCCCCAGTTGGCCTCCGTACTTGGCCGGCAGCTCCGCGCAGACTCCGCCGCCTTCGCCGCCATGCTGCTGGACGACTCCGTGGCCGCCCGCTACGGTTTCCGGCCGGAGGAGTTCATCGGCATGTTCATTCCCGACACGTACGAAGTCTACTGGACGGTATCACCCGACGCCTTCGCCGAACGCATGAACAGGGAGTACCGCCGCTTCTGGAGCGGTACGCGGCAGGAACGTCTGCGCCGCACTGGACTTACGGAAAAGGAAGTGGCGATACTCGCTTCCATCATCGACGAGGAGACCAACCGGACGGACGAAATGCCGGTCATGGCGGGCGTCTATATCAACCGCCTACACCGCGGCATACCCCTGCAGGCCGACCCCACGGTACGTTATGCAATAGGCGATTTCACTCTGAAGCGCATCCTCAACCGACACCTGAAAGTCGATTCGCCGTACAACACCTACCAGCATGCCGGATTGCCTCCGGGACCGATACGCATGCCCTCCGTGGCAGCCATCGATGCAGTGCTCGGTTATGCGGAACACGACTATCTCTACTTCTGCGCCCGGCCCGACTTTTCGGGTTATCACGCGTTCGCGCGCACGCTTGCCGAACACAACCGCAACGCCCGCGCCTACGCCGCCGCTCTCGACCGCCGGGGCATCCGATAGACGGAACGGCCACAGCAGCGGATTCCGGCAGCCGCATCCGATTCACACAACACCGAAAACGTTCCGGCGACACCGGCTATCGCTCCCGCACATCCACGACGCGCAGTACCTGGTAAACGCCGTCGTACCGTTCGGCAAATTCCGACGCCGCACCATCGACACGCCGCACCTCCAGTTCTGCATCCGCCTGCCACTCCGGCCGGCCGGAATCGAGGTACCGCTGCTGCAGATAACCCGACCTATCGACCAGCCAGTACACGGCCGTATCGTTCAACGGCCGGAACGTGCGGACCTCATGTGCAAAGGTTACCGTCCCGCGTACGATTTCACCCGGATTGGCCGAGAAACCGCACTCTTCCACCGACCGTCTGTAACGGTGAAGCACCGTCTCTCCCCGCGAAAGCAGCAGACTGTCTTCCGTGAGACCCTCGACCTTCACCGTATCCGAAAACGGAATCGTCACACCGTTCCCGATACTCATTCCGGTCAGTACCAACCTTCCTTTTTCATACTTCCAGGTCTCATAGCGCAGCGTCGCCATATTGACCGAATGCGCCGCGCCGTCCTCTTCGAGAGCGATTCCCTGCACGCCGGCCATCCCCGGTACGGGTTCTACCCATATCCCGACGAAATCCCGTTCGCTGTACTTATTATCGCCCGGCGCACACGCCACAGCAGCCCACAGCAAGACATAATACAAACAAACCCGTTTCATAATGTGATTTTGTTAAAAGAACAATCCCTGCGCATGCACCCCAACACCGACGCCTTCGGCCCCGGCCGGAACATGCTTCTCTATCGCCCGGCCGGCTCCACCAGGTGCCGGGGAATGCGGCATACCGGTATCGGCTCCATCTTGTGGCGGTTGGCACGGTTGCGTCGGAGGAAAATGTCGTACACTTCGCGCTCGCGGCCCGACAGGAGTGCCGGGTCGGTACCCCGCTCCGCATGAGCCATCGCCCGCTCCAGTTCGGGATAGGTGGCCCCGATTTGCTGTTCGTCCGTGCGGTCGTCACCGAAAAGGCCGTCCGTCGGCGGCGCAGCGAGAATCGCCTCAGGAACCCCCAGCCAGCGCCCCAGTTCGTACACCTCGGTCTTGGTGAGGTCGGCAATCGGACTGATGTCCACCCCTCCGTCGCCGTACTTGGTGAAGAACCCCACTCCGAAATCCTCTATCTTGTTCCCCGTACCGGCCACGAGCAGATTATTGAGTCCGGCGAAGTAGTAGAGTGCGGTCATGCGAAGCCGCGACCGGGCATTGGCTCCGGCCAGGTCGGCCACCCCTTTGCCCGCCCCCTGCACCAGAGAGGGAGCGAAAGAGCCGGCGAACGCATCGTACGCCGCCGTCAGGTCGGCATGTGCCGCCTCTGCATTGGAATAACGTTCCGTCAGCCGGCGGACGTGCTCCCCGGCCCGGTCCACCTGTGCTTGTACCTGATGGATAGGCAATGTCACGCAGAGCGTTCTGCGGCCGGTCATAGCCGCCAGCGTCGAAACTACCGCCGAATCGATACCCCCCGAAACGCCCACGACGAATCCCGCCGCACCCGTTCCGTCGAGATAACCCGACATCCACTCCGCAATATAATGTGCAACTGCTTCCGTATTCATATTTCCTCTTCCGTTATCTTGTTACCGTCCTTACGAACACCGATGGATACCCTTCGAAATCCGTCTCCGTCCCGCGGAGGCCGTATGCACCCGTCAGAACAACATCCGTATTCCCGCCACTGCATTGGCTCCGAGAGCCGGATAGCCGAGGCAGCGGTAAATACGCCGATTCAGCAGGTTGTCGCCAGCCGCGAAGATGCTGAACCGGGGGCCGGTCTTGTACTCCGCATCGACCTTGAGGTTCACCGTCGCCGGTACCGCCGTATCGAGGTTTTGCAGGGAAGCGAATCTTCTCTCCCCCAGCACTTCCACACTGATGCCGACGGAGAATCGGTCGCGGTAACAATAGCTGGCCCTCCCGGTTACCGTAAATTCGGGAATTCCCATTCCTACCCGGCCGCCCCGACCGCTCCAGAAGTTGCCGGCATTGTTGTAGCTGTCGTACCGTACCCCGGCCTGCAGCCCGAATCCCATCGGAAGTTTCAGTCCGACACCCGCACCGGCATAGAACAGGTTCACGGGAGCGAGTCGGGGAACGAATGTCTCCCCGGTCTTCAGGAAATAGGGAAGTTCTCCTATCAGGTAACCGGCATATACGTCGTAAGTCACCACGTCTCCGGCGTCGCCCCGGAAACCGCCGCGCAGCTCGGCACGCTTGGCTCCGGCGATGTCCGCCTCATGGATATAGGGATTCAGTCCGGCGAGTTCCAGATAATTCCCCGTTCCTATCTCTCCGTCGAGGCTCGCATACGGGATGAAGGCATCGGCCAGTTCATACGATACCCCGACTTTCGGGAGCACGAAAAAATGACTGCCGCAGTCCGTTGCCGAGAGCCGGAAACTGTCGTAATAAAACTTCACCCCCACATGCAGGGAAAGACGGTCCGTCCGCAGACGATACTCCGGGACCAGCGCCGCATACCAGTCGCCGGTATCCCAGTCGTTCCACGCCCCCTCGAACGAGGCGCCGACCACCACCGCGCCGCGACGGCCCGCCTTCCAACCGAAATCGGCGAATGCGGAGGCCGCCGGATTCTCCACGACCGTTCCCCACAGGCTGCCCGCAATACCGAAACGGTAATTGAAACGGGACAAGTCCGTAAACGCATCGCCAAAAGTCAACGAAGTCTGCACTTTATGATAGTATATATTCTCGGGCTCCATATATCCCGTCCATACCTTGTCCATCGTCGTGTAGTAATTGTATCCGTAACGGATGTCGAAGTCGAGGCTGCGGGTTCCGAAATCCCGCCCGGCATAGAGGCCGACGCCGTTCTCCGTCCACGACGCAGGCTCCTTCGTTCCCCGTTCGTTCTCCAGCTTCGCCCACTGTCCGACATGGTTGGCATACACCCCGGCCCGAATGTCGCGGGGCGTAGAGAAGGCGGCGTAAAAATCGAGTCTGCTCTGAGCCGGATAGCCACCGCCGAGCATCAGGTAGAACGGCCGCTGGTGCCGGTACTCCGCGGTACTTATCGCCACCGGAGCAATGGGTTCCGTATCGAATACCGATTTCCACGGCGTCGGGGTGATGGCGTAACTTATATCCGGTTTCAGCGTGACCGTATCGGCCATGCGGGGCGGAAAATCGAGTTTCTGCGCCTCGCCGAGTTCCGGTACGTACTGCCTCGTCACCTCGATACGCTGCGTAATGGAGGAGGCGGCATCCTCCTGTGCCGTCAACACCCCTGCGGCCAGAAAGGCCGCGATAACAGTCATAACTATCCTCTTCATCTCCCTTTGGGATTATATCTTTCAACCATCCGGGGCCGCAGGCCGTGCATTACCGCCAATCGTCAGCGAACGGCCCCGTACGCTTTTTGCGCCTTCGTCCGGATACGCAGACCCGGGCGGAGGCCGCCTTACAACGCGGCAATCCGCGCCTTCGCCTCCTCTACTACGCCGTCCGTCGCATTGGGATAGCCGTCCACCACACTCTGGTAAGTCGCACGCGCCTGGAAGGCATCCCCCGCTTCGGCATAGATGTCACCCAGAATGATGAACGACTTCCCGAGCCAGTACGAGTGAGGCGTATTCCGGTCGGCGAAGGCATATACGAGCTCCTCGACACGGGCATTTTCCCCGGCGGCCCGCGCAGCCTCGATTACGCGGTAGGCTCCCTCCGCCCCTTCCGGAGTGGAGACGTCGCTGCCGAGCCTTTCGTAAAGCGGCAGCGCCTCGCTATTGCGACCCGTCCGCCTCAACACCGAAGCCTTCGCATAGAGGGCCTGCCGTTTTGCCGGTTCGCCGGCAGCCCGCGCAGCCACCTCGTCGGCCGCAGCCAATATCTTCCCGTCGTCCCCTCCGGCTACGACGGCCTTCATATAGCCCGACAGCGCCTCGTCCTTCCGGGCCGGCACGGTCACCAGTCCGCTCAGCCGGAGGTAGGCATCGGCCGCCTCGTCATACTGCTTCATATCCATGCTGACGGAAGAGAGCCGCTCCAGTCCGCGCACCGTAAAGTCGCCGTTGGGCATTGCGACAAGCCTCCGGTAGTAACCGGCAGCTCTGGCGGCATCCTGCGCCGCCAGGGCATTCTCCCCGGCGAAATAGAGCGCTTCCGCGACATGGACACCCTTCGGGTATCCCGCGATGTAGTTGTCGAGCGCCGCGGCTGCCCGGCCCGTATCGCCGGAGAGATAAACCCGCTGCGCAGCCGCGAAAGCCAGCGAATCGCGCTGTACTTCGCCCAGGTCGGTCTCTATCCCGACACTTTCGGCATATTTAAAGTAGGCATCCACGTCGTTCCGCTCCACATATATCGTGCGGATACCGTTCATGGCGCTACGCGAAGCATCGGAGTGCTGCTCGTGCTGCATCACCTTTTTATAGTAGGTCAAAGCCTTCGCATCGTCGCCGAGATTCTGGCAGGCGAGGCCGAGCTCGTTGAGCGCCGAGGCATAGCGCGGCGAGGAGGGATAGGTATTCACGAAACGTTCGAGGACACCGGTAGCCTCCGAATAGCGCTGCTGCCCCATGTAGGCCCTTCCCAGCTCGTACATGGCATCGGCCACATAGGGGCCTTCGTTCTTGCGCACTATTTCCGTGAGACTCTCTATCTTG
Proteins encoded:
- the mltG gene encoding endolytic transglycosylase MltG, which encodes MQTNQRERTFPMPHPSRHTAKRRLLTAAAVLLAVLLAAGAAGYGLFTGSITDRDSVVCIPENTSFEALCDTLSAEGRITRPGRFRIVARAMGADRKIRSGRYELHAGMSAHRIVSMLRSGSQTPLRVTFNNIRTMPQLASVLGRQLRADSAAFAAMLLDDSVAARYGFRPEEFIGMFIPDTYEVYWTVSPDAFAERMNREYRRFWSGTRQERLRRTGLTEKEVAILASIIDEETNRTDEMPVMAGVYINRLHRGIPLQADPTVRYAIGDFTLKRILNRHLKVDSPYNTYQHAGLPPGPIRMPSVAAIDAVLGYAEHDYLYFCARPDFSGYHAFARTLAEHNRNARAYAAALDRRGIR
- a CDS encoding lipocalin-like domain-containing protein, yielding MKRVCLYYVLLWAAVACAPGDNKYSERDFVGIWVEPVPGMAGVQGIALEEDGAAHSVNMATLRYETWKYEKGRLVLTGMSIGNGVTIPFSDTVKVEGLTEDSLLLSRGETVLHRYRRSVEECGFSANPGEIVRGTVTFAHEVRTFRPLNDTAVYWLVDRSGYLQQRYLDSGRPEWQADAELEVRRVDGAASEFAERYDGVYQVLRVVDVRER
- the nadE gene encoding NAD(+) synthase — its product is MNTEAVAHYIAEWMSGYLDGTGAAGFVVGVSGGIDSAVVSTLAAMTGRRTLCVTLPIHQVQAQVDRAGEHVRRLTERYSNAEAAHADLTAAYDAFAGSFAPSLVQGAGKGVADLAGANARSRLRMTALYYFAGLNNLLVAGTGNKIEDFGVGFFTKYGDGGVDISPIADLTKTEVYELGRWLGVPEAILAAPPTDGLFGDDRTDEQQIGATYPELERAMAHAERGTDPALLSGREREVYDIFLRRNRANRHKMEPIPVCRIPRHLVEPAGR
- a CDS encoding TonB-dependent receptor → MKRIVMTVIAAFLAAGVLTAQEDAASSITQRIEVTRQYVPELGEAQKLDFPPRMADTVTLKPDISYAITPTPWKSVFDTEPIAPVAISTAEYRHQRPFYLMLGGGYPAQSRLDFYAAFSTPRDIRAGVYANHVGQWAKLENERGTKEPASWTENGVGLYAGRDFGTRSLDFDIRYGYNYYTTMDKVWTGYMEPENIYYHKVQTSLTFGDAFTDLSRFNYRFGIAGSLWGTVVENPAASAFADFGWKAGRRGAVVVGASFEGAWNDWDTGDWYAALVPEYRLRTDRLSLHVGVKFYYDSFRLSATDCGSHFFVLPKVGVSYELADAFIPYASLDGEIGTGNYLELAGLNPYIHEADIAGAKRAELRGGFRGDAGDVVTYDVYAGYLIGELPYFLKTGETFVPRLAPVNLFYAGAGVGLKLPMGFGLQAGVRYDSYNNAGNFWSGRGGRVGMGIPEFTVTGRASYCYRDRFSVGISVEVLGERRFASLQNLDTAVPATVNLKVDAEYKTGPRFSIFAAGDNLLNRRIYRCLGYPALGANAVAGIRMLF